GGGCTTGATCTTGATGGTGGAGTCATCATCGTTGATGTCTTTGAGGGCGATCCAGCGGATGAGGCAGGACTTCGGGGTTCAAGCTCACATATCGGGGCAGAGGATTTTGAACCAGGTGATATCATCATCGAATTTGATGGTAAAAAGATTTTTACGATGAACGAACTCATAAAGGCGATTTTAGAGCATGAAATAGGTGATGAGGTTGAGATCGGCTACGTGCGGGACGGAGTCGAAGAGCGGGTTAATGTAACACTTAAAGAGCGACCACCGGGAAAGTGAGGAGAGCGCGGGTGGTGGTTATATAACCTCACCCCACAGATCCCAGCCTGAAGTAACTCCCGCCTGGTTCTGATACAGGAAGAATATCAAACTGGTCGATCCTGCATGCAAACTCAATATCATCCGCTTTTCCAAGCGAGATCAGATTTTTTGCAGATGCACCCCCCTCCACCAGTTCAAAAAGCACATCTACAGCAGGTACCTCGCCTGATACGATGATGAGTGCAGCAAAGAGATCTTCGAGTGCGATCCTTCCTCTTCGCCTGCATGGGTAAATCTCAAGTGAATCAGTGGAGGATACAAGCTTGATGCAGGCGCTGAGGTTGAGAAACGATCCCGCATAGACCCTTGTCCTCTTTGCCTTCACATACGCCTTTGAGAAGTTTGTTGTTTTAAGCAAAACCTCTTTTCCCGAGAGATCGATGCTGCTGATCGTGCTGGGTGAATTATCATAATCGAAACCTTCAAGCTTTATCCCCTCCTTCTCACCTATCCTGATCATCCCCTCGCCTGTATCCAGATCCTCATCCACGACAGATACAGCCGTTGCACCCATTGCAAAGGCTGTTACGATTGTGGTTGTCGCACGAAGTATATCGATCATCAGTATTGGGCGTTCTTCTGCTACCGCTGCTTCGAGTCCAGCCTCATCCCAGAGGATCCTGCTATTTTCTTTCATAAACGGTCACATCTTCAACTTCAGCCTCTCTAAAGCCTCGCTTTCGATGCTGGCACGCCTCACACCTTCCACAGTGAAGATCCCCACTCAAATAACACGACCATGTTAAACCAAGTGGCGCACCTACCTCAACCCCTTTCCTCACGATCTCACGCTTGAAGTATCCAATAAGCGGCGCCCTCACCGTAATCGGATCTGTAAAACTTGCAACAGCATGTTCAAGCACATCATTGAACCGCTCAAGGAATGTCGGGGTGTTGTCAGGGTATGATTGAGCCTCTTCAGCATTGAAACCGACAAATACAGTGGATGCCCCGATTGACTCGGCATAGGCGGATGCAACAGCAAGAAGAACCAGATTCCTGCATGGAACCCATGTATCAGGTGTGGATGTACCATCAAGCTCAACCCGCTCATCAATCGGTATCTCGATCGATCTATCTGTGAGGGCAGACCCCCCAAAAGCCCCAAGAAATCCAAGATCAACGAAGACCAACTCCTTTGCCCCAAGCTCCTCACTGATTCGCTTTACCGCCTCGATCTCCCTCTCTTCTGCGATCTGTCCATAGCTTGCATGGAGGATATGGAGTTCATACCCCTCTCGCGCTGCAATTGTAGCAGCAACGGTTGAATCAAGCCCTCCTGAGCAGACACAGACTGCTTTTTCACCTCTGACAGTACAAGTCATGCTTCTCATGAAATCCGACCTGTATAAATTCTCATCCCATGCTGGCTCACAAACCCGATGATCGTCATCCCTGTTATCTTTCCTATCTCAACTGCGAGGGATGTTACAGCGCCTTTTGAGAGGATGATTGGAATCTCAACTGCTACACACTTCAGAACCATATCTGAGGAGATTCTACCAGTTACTCCCACAAATGTCTCTTTGAAGTCGATATTCTCACCGATGGCATACCCTATCACCTTATCGAGTGCATTGTGTCGCCCTATATCATCAGCTATTACGATCTCACCCTCTTTATTGAAAAGTCCGACTGAGTGAACCCCTCTTGTTCTTCTGTGAATCTCTGAACCCAGCACCCTGCTCATGCTTTCTGATGCCATTCTCCAATCGATCGTAAATTCGGTATTTATTCTTGGAAGTTTGGATTCGTCCAGAAATGATGAACCACCGCCACACCCGCTTAAAACAACTTTTTTAAGGTTAACAATTCCAAGTGGATCTTTTAAAAGCACTTTCGCAATATTCTCCTCAATCTGGATCGATTCTATCTCATCACATGCTTTTACAACCTTTTCTGCAAAGAGATGCCCGATCACAAACTCTTTTATCATGGAAGGGCTTATCATAGCGGTCTGAACCCACCGTCCATTGACGTACAGTGCAAGTGGCATCTCCTCGACAACCTCTTCCACTGCTTCGCTGGATTCACCATCAGTCATCCTGATGACTGTGATCTCCTCTATCACCTACATCACCTTTGTTATCCTTTCAACTGTGGCAAGCAGAGTCTCCACTTCATCCTCGGTGTTGTAGAGATACAGCGATGCCCTCACAGATCCATCGATATGCATGTATGCCATCAACGGTGATGCGCAGTGGTGTCCTGATCGTACCATGATATTCGAGGACTCATCGAGGATATGGGCAACATCATGTGGATTCAAACCATCTATATTGAAAGATACTGTTCCAACACGCTTTTCTGGATCTGGATCGCCATATACCTCCACCCTCTCGATCTCGCGAAGCCCTTCAATGAGCTGCCCCGTGAGCTGTTCTTCATGAGACCTCAATTCGTCCATCCCCACCTCTTCGAGATACTCACATGCCCGAGAAAGTCCAATCGCACCTCCAATATTGGGTGTTCCACCCTCAAATCGCTCATATCCCCCGGCAAACTCGTAATGATCGAGTGTCACCTCCTCTATCATTCCTCCGCCAAGAAAGAGCGGCTCAATCACAGGTTCTCTCATCCACAAGACACCTGTTCCTGTGGGGCCAAGCATCTTATGACCTGAAAAGCAGAGAAAATCCAGACCAGACGCTTCAACATCTACCTTCAAATGTGGAACCGACTGGGCACCATCCACAAGCACCAGTACACCCCGATCCTTGCAGATCCTGACAATCTTTTCTATGGGCTGGATCGTTCCAATAGCATTGGACGCATGTGTGAGTGCAACAAGTCTCGTTCTATCTGTTATTGCAGCCTCAAAATCAGCTGGATCGAGTATGCCATTGCTTTCTGGATTTATAATCTCAACTTCTACCCCGATCTCTCTCAATCTGAGCCATGGAAGAAGATTTGAGTGGTGTTCGAGTATAGAAGTGATGATCTTATCTCCTTTCTGCCATTTTATCCCGGATGCAACGGTATTTATCCCTTCTGTCGTATTTTTCGTGAAAACAATCACTCCTGATCCTGCATTAATGAAATTTGCAACCGTGCTGTGCGCATTCTCATACTTCGCCGATGCGATCTGGGATAGATGATGCACCCCCCGGCCTACATTTGCGTTGTAGCTCCTGTAATATTCAAGGGTTGCATCAAGAACCGGTTCTGGCGTTAAACTCGTTGAAGCACTGTCCATGTAGATTAGACCCCTGTGTTCGGAAAAAATTGAAAAATCCGCTCGTATCTTTTCAGGATTCATACACCACCTTCATTCACCAGCATAGCAACAAGATTGCCCTGATTTACGCCGATGCTATCTGCAACAGGGGCGCACTTTGCCCGCAGAATATAGATGAGCCTGCCTGAAAGCTCGGTCTCAAACTCTGAGATTACCTCATAGTTCCCCATCCCCTTGGCAATTACCAGATAATCCTCGTTCCATAGATGTTCAAGAAAGTCTGGATCTGCCTCATCCGGCGAAAATCCTACAAACGATCCAGTTGGTATAATTTGAATATCAAAGTCTGCAAACTCATTCACATCATCAACGGTTGCATCATTCAGTATTGGAGATGATTTTGGAGATATAATAACCTCTTTACCCATCTCGATAAGTTCTTCTATGAAGAATAGGTCGAACACAATCTCACCTGCATTATCTGTCAGATAGAGTATCTTTGAGGCGTTTTTGATACGATTCAGAACATCTTCCACATTACCAGTGATAGGTTCTCGCAAAAGATTCTCAAACTCAGATCGAAATGCAGTGTGGTCAAAATTATGCCCTTTCACACCATATTCCATTGAGTTTCCCGCTGCAGCGATGGTCAACAACATTTTTAGCCTGTCCTGTGATTGTTCGTATGCTTTTTTAGCAATATCAAGTAGTTTAACAGCAATCTCATTACTGCTCCTTTTTAGCTCAAGATACGGATCCTCGTTACCACTTATACGAACAAGTATCCTTTCTCGCTCGGTTCCAATTTTAGCAGGCGTCGCATCGATGTCAAAGTTTTCTGAGGCATATTTCATGAGTTCTTTCAAAAACCTGATCTTCTCTTCGTCATTGGCTAATACAAGGTCTGCTTCATAGTTCGCTCGTTCAAAGAGACACGAGGCGCATACGGGTCGAACTTTCATGGGATATCAAGCCCCTCCTTTCTGAAATATGCAATTACTTCCTCAATCTTTGCAGCATCGCTCGCACTCAACCTGATCTTAACTTTTTCTCCCCATTGTGGGTAAGAGCCAATCTTGACATCAGGAAAGCGTTCTGATGCCTCTCTCAAGAGATCGGCGAGTTCAACCTCATATCTGGGAAGTGTTATCCATTTAACAACCGGTGCGTCATCCAGAAAACGATCCGCGATTGAGTTAAACATCGCCTCCATCTCTTCGGGGACACCTGGTAGTACGATAAGTCGATCCACAATAAAGCCAGGGGCTGCTCCTACGGGGTTATCGATCACTTCACAACCTTCTGGAAGCTCACATAGCTTGAGTGTATGTTTTCCAGCCCCAAAACGCGGAATCAGAAGTGATCGAGCTTCTTCATTCTGAACGAGTTTTTTACCTGTTGCATAGGCGATCGCTTCACGTGTGATATCATCATGGGTTGGCCCAAGCCCGCCTGTTATGAATATCCAATCAGCCATCTCTTCACAGAAGTGGATCAGCTTTGAAATATCCTCGATCTCATCCCCTATAGCTGCACACATGCGCACAACAACCCCGTTATCGTGCAACCGCTTCGCGATCCACGTTGCATTGGTGTTTGTAATATCACCAGAAAGTATCTCATCACCGATCGTTATTATCGAAGCAGTGAGTGACATCAATCCTTCCTCCTTACAAGAAGTGTTAGTCCTTCAAGATCCACAATCTCGACCTCCTCATCTTCTGCAATCAAACCGCCCACGCTCTTTGCCCGCCAGATCTCACCATGAACCTTCACGCTACCACCTCGTTCATCGATATCAGAGAGTGCTCGCGTCACAAGCCCAATCATTTCCTCTGCTCCTGTTGCAACCTTCCGTTTACGGGTTTTAATCACCGCACCAATCCCAAATACAAAGAATAGAAGCGAGACAACCGTCATAACCACCACAACAGCGCCGAAAGATTTGAGCCAGTCCGAACCAAGCAATGGCTCCTGGGGTATCATCAACGCACCAAGAATCATGCATACGCCACCTCCAACCGTTAAAATGCCGTATGTGGGCGTCAGCGCTTCTGCGATAAAGAGCACAATGCCGAGAAGGAGCAGCAGAACTCCAAAGAGGTTTATATTGAAAAGACCCATGCCATAGAGTCCAAGAAGCAGCGATATAGCACCAATCATCTCTGGCACATACGTACCAGGAGAGGAAAATCCAAATATGAGTCCATAGATGCCTATCAAAAAGAGAATGAAGGCGATCTCTGGTCTTCCAATCAGGTCCACAATCTCCACCCTGAATGGACGCTCATGTACCATTATATCTGCTCCAGCAGTTTGAAGTGTTATTTCTCGCCCGTTGACGATGACTTTTCTGCCGTCCACAGCTTCAAGCAGCTCGTCTGTACCATCTGCGATCAGGTCGATGATGCCTGCATCCAGTGCCTCATTTGCGGTGAGACTGAGCGCTTCAGTCACAAATTGCTCGGCTATCGTGGCATTTCTACCCCGTTCCTCGGCGATACTTCGCATATCTGCCGCAAAATAGTTCTTTGTCTTGTTTGCTATATCTGCCCCACCGCCGATCGGACCAATCGAGACCGGGGTTGCAGCTCCTGTTGCAGTTCCAGGACTCATCGCAGCAACATGCCCTGTTATGAGGATGAAAGAACCAGCAGATGCTGCCATCGCGCCCTTTGGAGATACAAAGGTGATAACAGGTACA
This genomic window from Candidatus Syntrophoarchaeum caldarius contains:
- a CDS encoding 2-phosphosulfolactate phosphatase codes for the protein MKENSRILWDEAGLEAAVAEERPILMIDILRATTTIVTAFAMGATAVSVVDEDLDTGEGMIRIGEKEGIKLEGFDYDNSPSTISSIDLSGKEVLLKTTNFSKAYVKAKRTRVYAGSFLNLSACIKLVSSTDSLEIYPCRRRGRIALEDLFAALIIVSGEVPAVDVLFELVEGGASAKNLISLGKADDIEFACRIDQFDILPVSEPGGSYFRLGSVG
- the queC gene encoding cyano-7-deazaguanine synthase is translated as MTCTVRGEKAVCVCSGGLDSTVAATIAAREGYELHILHASYGQIAEEREIEAVKRISEELGAKELVFVDLGFLGAFGGSALTDRSIEIPIDERVELDGTSTPDTWVPCRNLVLLAVASAYAESIGASTVFVGFNAEEAQSYPDNTPTFLERFNDVLEHAVASFTDPITVRAPLIGYFKREIVRKGVEVGAPLGLTWSCYLSGDLHCGRCEACQHRKRGFREAEVEDVTVYERK
- a CDS encoding Formate dehydrogenase, subunit FdhD; its protein translation is MIEEITVIRMTDGESSEAVEEVVEEMPLALYVNGRWVQTAMISPSMIKEFVIGHLFAEKVVKACDEIESIQIEENIAKVLLKDPLGIVNLKKVVLSGCGGGSSFLDESKLPRINTEFTIDWRMASESMSRVLGSEIHRRTRGVHSVGLFNKEGEIVIADDIGRHNALDKVIGYAIGENIDFKETFVGVTGRISSDMVLKCVAVEIPIILSKGAVTSLAVEIGKITGMTIIGFVSQHGMRIYTGRIS
- a CDS encoding cysteine desulfurase, translated to MNPEKIRADFSIFSEHRGLIYMDSASTSLTPEPVLDATLEYYRSYNANVGRGVHHLSQIASAKYENAHSTVANFINAGSGVIVFTKNTTEGINTVASGIKWQKGDKIITSILEHHSNLLPWLRLREIGVEVEIINPESNGILDPADFEAAITDRTRLVALTHASNAIGTIQPIEKIVRICKDRGVLVLVDGAQSVPHLKVDVEASGLDFLCFSGHKMLGPTGTGVLWMREPVIEPLFLGGGMIEEVTLDHYEFAGGYERFEGGTPNIGGAIGLSRACEYLEEVGMDELRSHEEQLTGQLIEGLREIERVEVYGDPDPEKRVGTVSFNIDGLNPHDVAHILDESSNIMVRSGHHCASPLMAYMHIDGSVRASLYLYNTEDEVETLLATVERITKVM
- a CDS encoding Uncharacterized conserved protein UCP006593 is translated as MKVRPVCASCLFERANYEADLVLANDEEKIRFLKELMKYASENFDIDATPAKIGTERERILVRISGNEDPYLELKRSSNEIAVKLLDIAKKAYEQSQDRLKMLLTIAAAGNSMEYGVKGHNFDHTAFRSEFENLLREPITGNVEDVLNRIKNASKILYLTDNAGEIVFDLFFIEELIEMGKEVIISPKSSPILNDATVDDVNEFADFDIQIIPTGSFVGFSPDEADPDFLEHLWNEDYLVIAKGMGNYEVISEFETELSGRLIYILRAKCAPVADSIGVNQGNLVAMLVNEGGV
- a CDS encoding competence damage-inducible protein A; the encoded protein is MSLTASIITIGDEILSGDITNTNATWIAKRLHDNGVVVRMCAAIGDEIEDISKLIHFCEEMADWIFITGGLGPTHDDITREAIAYATGKKLVQNEEARSLLIPRFGAGKHTLKLCELPEGCEVIDNPVGAAPGFIVDRLIVLPGVPEEMEAMFNSIADRFLDDAPVVKWITLPRYEVELADLLREASERFPDVKIGSYPQWGEKVKIRLSASDAAKIEEVIAYFRKEGLDIP
- a CDS encoding serine protease; this translates as MRWQIVLILTLIMVQMCGVAGGTERFVYVVDLKGTVTGGSALDIEDAIAHAKEIGAEAVIIRIDTPGGLLFATKEIIKSIDNADVPVITFVSPKGAMAASAGSFILITGHVAAMSPGTATGAATPVSIGPIGGGADIANKTKNYFAADMRSIAEERGRNATIAEQFVTEALSLTANEALDAGIIDLIADGTDELLEAVDGRKVIVNGREITLQTAGADIMVHERPFRVEIVDLIGRPEIAFILFLIGIYGLIFGFSSPGTYVPEMIGAISLLLGLYGMGLFNINLFGVLLLLLGIVLFIAEALTPTYGILTVGGGVCMILGALMIPQEPLLGSDWLKSFGAVVVVMTVVSLLFFVFGIGAVIKTRKRKVATGAEEMIGLVTRALSDIDERGGSVKVHGEIWRAKSVGGLIAEDEEVEIVDLEGLTLLVRRKD